The Gossypium arboreum isolate Shixiya-1 chromosome 6, ASM2569848v2, whole genome shotgun sequence DNA window TCTTTGAAATCGaagtctatttatttattttaaatactttaattatatctatatatatgcaaatggttaaattatgaaatgagGAATTATGGATTATGTAATTACATATGTACTTGTCGGTTTCTCCGACTAGCGGTGGGCACAAAACGTTGTCAGTTTATTCGACTAGTGCTGGGCACACATTTGACATCGTCACTTTATTCGCCTAGAACTGGACACAAGATGGTGTCAGTTTATTCAACCAGTGCAGGGCACACCTATCTTCAGTTTATCTGACTAGCACTGGCACAAGATGTTGTAAGTTTATCTGGATAGTGAAGGGCACATCTATCATCGATTTATCCGACTAGCGCTGGGTGCAATACTTTGTTATAGTTTATTCGTCAGGCACCGGGTTCTAATAACAGGTTGAGGGCGATATTCAAAAAGGATATCAAATGAAAATATTGAAAAGGACAATATACAAAGAAGATATCAATGAAAAGGTCGGTATTTCATTATTCAGCCAGTCGCTATTCAGGTAACATGTTATggtgtaaaatttattataagtTTGAATATGAGATGACGGTTTGGATTAGTATGGTTTGGTAATGAATATTAATACTATGGAATGATTATATATatcgtatgtaacaccccttactcgagtcCGAGGCCAGTACTGAGCACGAGGCATTATcatacttaaccacatgcatacattcatttccgagtcaccaagacttgattaaatttaaaacttttccttTTTAATCTACAAgctcttaatatgggcctacgaggcctcaaacactCATTGGGAATGATTCAGAACTAATTCAGGTCCTTAACCCAACTTAATAAAAATAacctttgaaacagggcacacgtctGTGTTGAAGGGTAACACGCTTGTGTGTTCATTTTAACACGGCCGTGTTGATGgcctgtgtgacacacacggcctaagcctttagggacacgctcgtgtgaattaaattctaaattcaaacctacaggggttttcacatggcttgacacacgcccgtgtctatgacccatgtccctcacacggccatgacacgcccgtatcctagcccgtgtctaaaaaccttgacattttattTCTGACATCAACATCCCATTTTAGGCACACGGCCGAGGCACATGCCTGTGGCcataggctgtgtcctccacacggctgagacacatgatcgtgtctctgcccatgtgtttacaaccatgcatactgacttgaaatttttacgttcAGGAGATACACGGGTGGACAAAACGCCTATGGGTCTGGCTGTGTGTCAcagacggcctagacacacactcgtgtgtctacctgtgtggacaacatAGGGCTATCTTCCAAGCCCTTTTCCACCTTGAAACACAACATAACAACAACCAACATAATCAAAGTCTATATTGGCATGATTTCaaaaccaaacaaccatagctaaggtgTATATACGATTCATATATTTCAACCATATTAACAATTCCTCATTCAAGAAAGACTACTTTACATTCATAAAATAGCTTTCAATGTTAGCCATCTTTCATGGCCTTGTACAAAATGCGTCAAATGTTAAAGcaagctaacacatttggccCTAAAATAATGTGacactaaaacaaaatcaaacagtcctatacatgccataatcaaaataaagagatctaactataccaagtgcttcgattgatagtgtgatcgatccCTTTAATGACTGCTGATCCACGAGCTAACTAGGCGGCACTATaggaaaatggaaaaaaatagggtaagcataaagcttagtaagttgcatgaaaataaacaacaactacttatcataaggcaatatgctcataacctttcatagcttTTTCATGAACACTATAAGTAGACGTAAATACAACTTAcacatcaccatccaatacaacttGTATTGCATACATTGAacccatatctcatacatttcaattaggtacctgtaccactcatcacatgatcataactcttttcatttcggtataaatcataaacctttttgttgaaccatttggaatactactggatactCAATAGCCttaacatgggttaagatgccaacgtcatgtcccagacatggtcttacactggctttcatgtAGCGAGgatgatgccatgtctcagataggtcttacactggctctcatctattggtgttgatgccatgtcccagacaggtcttacactagcacacgacgagttgacgccatgtcccagacaggtcttacactagcttatctACCGTGAGGCTGATGCATGTACCAGACATGTCTTACGCTAGATCTTGTCTCGATGGCAatggatgtcccagacatgtcttacattggctctcatattgtggctgatgcatttcccagacatgtcttacactagcacacatatcacccattatcatggtacaaatatccaagtctattccaaatattCAACGAAAGTCTCTACTATGCTAATTCCTAAACATATATTctcatattcaaaattaaaacaatttatgccatatcaatttAATTGCACGTCATAAAGATATAGTTGCGTTATTAACATATAACTTACTCGGTAATCAAAATGTCGGCGACTAGTCGGTTTTAGTCCgctagctttgcttttccccggtctaggctcgaATTTTGTAAGTCTTGAtccaaaatgatagaaattcattcatctcaTCAGCATATTACTCTAGACACTCGAGAATTCGTAATTGggaaaattgaccattttgcctctagacttttgcaaaatgaccattttacccctaagtccaaaaattgattttcatcacattttctctcattaaccaagcctagccgaatacttttCATGCTAGGAGCAGCCTACAATTCTTATTATCTCAGACATTTATCACTtcttttataacttatgcaaaatggtccttagttagggtttccctgaaaactacttcacaaaagttgtttatttcacaactataacTCATTTCTTCTGTAAAATTTCAGAAATCAACATGTttactatcatggaaaaaccctagactttcaaccattttgcaaaatagttcgcttgttagaaagctcatgctacaaggaccTCAAAAggacaaaaatatttaagaaaaaccctcaaatcacttacttgcaaaggctttaagttgctgaaaatttttcatgcttccatggccattttctTGGATAAAAATCGTTGGAGCAGAAAGAGAGAGATGaaaaaaaatgacaacttttactatttgttttattttattcaatttcaacacctaatttcaccaaatttttgacttttgaccacctttgtctcctatggccggccatgccatTCTAAAGGGTCTagttgccctttaaagacctccaatttaggttctctagctatttgacacccttagctatcaaaataggacttttgcactttatacagtttagtcatttttcacaattaagcatacaatcactaaaattacttcaccaatttTTTCacgcactaatataaacatgatataacttaaaattaataataaaatactttcttcgacttcgagttagtggtctcgaaatcactatttttactaggcccaaattcaggctgttacaattctccccccttaaggattttcgtccttgaaaatcttaccggtgagcaagtttgggtattgatctctcatagtctcttcaggttcccacgtggcttcctcggctccgtgtctatgccacaaaacctttacGAGTGCTACACTTTTATTCCTAAACTTCTTgacctctcgatccaaaatcttaatCTGTTCTTCACTACAGGTCATATTTGGacttatttcaatttcttctagtgaaatcacatgcgaaggatccgatctatatcgtcgtaacatggacatatgaaacacgtcatgaatcttttccaattctgaggGTAAAGCCAATCGGTATGCTATTGGTCCATCTCTCAGTCACCTTATAAGGTTcaataaaccgtggacttaattttcctttccttCCGAATCAGAGAaccttcttccacggggataccttcaaaaacactttatctctgacttgaaattcgatctctttTTGTTTGAAATTCgagtaggatttctgtctatccgatgcaGCTTTTAGAATATtacgaatcactttaaccttttcttgaGTAGTCGAcccatgaatctgattctctctaagctcggtccaatataaaggcgttcgacacttacgcccatacaaagcctcataaggtgccatttttagaaTTGATTGATAACTGTTTTTGTAGGCGAATTCGACCAgtagtaaatacctttcccaactgccttgaaacttgagaacacaacaccgtaacatgtcctctagtatttGAAAAgctgaccgtcggtttgcgggtgaaatgctgTGCTAAAATTTAGTTTTTTCCCCAAatcctcttgtaacttcttccaaaacctcaaggtaaacctcgagtctctatctgaaacaatcgaTAAGGGCACTCcttgaagtctcacaattttggAAATGTACAAGTCAGCTAGCTTCTCAAGTGAGAAGTCTATACGTATTgggataaagtgagctgatttcgtcagtcgatcaaccacaacccacACAACATCTTTCTTCCTCGGGGTTATCGGCAAACccatcacaaagtccatagtaattcaatcccacttccactcggggaccatgataggctgaagtaatcctgaagatacttggtgttcagccttcagttgttgacaaactagacacttaggaacaaactcaaaaatgtctcttttcatcctcgaccaccagtacattttcttcaagtcgttatacattttcacactatcCGGATGGATAGATAAGCAACCACTATGcgcctctcgtaaaatcttctgaataagctcattatccttgggtacacaaactctgtcttgGAACATCAAGCATCCGTCGGTTCTAATCCGAAAATTTGATACAATACCTGACTCATActaagttctcttggcttgcaattcgCCATCAttattctgagcttcacaaatttgttggagaaacgtcggtctagctctcatctcGATAATAATTGAACCATCCTATGAAAAGGCCAATTGGgcgttcattgctctcaaagaaaataaggattttctactcaatgcatcggcgacctcgttcgcctttcctggatgatagtcgataatcaactcataatcctttatcaactttAACAACTGTCGTTGCTGtaaattcagctccttttgagtcatcaaatactttagactcttatggtcagtaaatacttAGCATCTCttaccatacaaatggtgcctctaaattttcaacgcgaacactatagctgctagctccaaattgtgggtcgggtaatttctctcgtgtggatttagctgtcttgaggcataggctattatcttgccttcttgcatgagtacacaccccaatccatttaaggagacATCACTATAAGCCACAAATTCTTTCTGCGATTCTGGTTGCACCAGAACTGGAGCCTCGGTCAACAaggcctttaatttctcgaaactttgttggcacttctctatccattcaaacttaaggTCCTTTTGCAATAACtttgtcatcggagtagctattATTGAAAACCTATTTACAAATCCTCTGTAGTAtctagctaagcccaaaaagcttcgaacctctgtcacattcctcgacgatttccactcaacaatggctgagattttgcttgggtcaactctgattcCATCTCCCAACacgatgtgtcctaggaatccaacttatttaagccaaaattcactcttactgaacttggcatataattgtttACCTCTCAAAGTTCTTAGATGCTCCACGTGCTCATTCTTATCACGCGAGTAAATTAGTATGTTGTCGATAAAGACCACTAAAAACTTATTCCAATACGGTTGAAAAATgaggttcatcaaatccataaacaccgcaggagcatttgttaaatcGAAGggtataacaagaaactcatagggTCGATACCTCGTCCTAAACGTggtttttggtacatcttgctccttaacccttaactgatagTAGCCCAACCTTAAGTTGATCTTAGAAAGCACAATGGCTCTTTTCAActaatcgaacaaatcatcgatccttggcacaGGGTACTTGTTCTTCACGGTTACCTTGTTGAGCcatcggtagtctatacacaattgataaactataatttatacatatttttaccctatgtttaacgcattttatggttgatttcctattagaattggtgaattcaatgctcctaatgctttaatttcatgttttacacctacgagagcataggaaagtgaaaggaacgagaaacgggctaaaaacggagaaaatgggccaaagtacgaaatcaacacggcctggacctcctcacacgggcggaccacatggctgtgtcaatttggcaggctcgagcacgacctgaagtaatcgcacacaggtgtgtccctaccgaacccaagttgagtccaatttagaaaaggctaattttgagggctcttaggcatttcaaagcctataaatataccctagaggaggaagaaaagggacacACAAAATAGGGggcaaggaattaccccaagaaagccgattgatccatcttagaagccggattcatcatcaagactgaagatctctcctcaatttcccttcaggagttttgggttttctttatgttttgtattctttattattctgagatgttttcttgtttagttattaactaaaacccctaaatacctaaggggaatgaaacctaagatgaatcttgttattattttctgaatcgtatgataaatatttaacttgttcttaattatgtgttcttaattcttgttttgatatcccaggatactgattcaagataagctcttattcagaggaggaatagaccctatttaagagtacatttttcataattaagcggagttgattgcgcgcctagacatagggtgacaagattttgccggattagggtgaaacctaataaggggattcattgatcgagttaatacaacccttgagtgttaattagagaaaagtctcggctATTCAATCTAGgcattagacgttattagtcttaaatagggataataacataacttagggatctctatggaataagttaaatgaataaatcgtccaattcagagccagaataacaagaaCAGTCTAGGTgggtttttccttaggtattgccttcattcaatcaattttcccaaaagcaatttcccaattctattctctgtgagttcttactttagataattagttagttagctaaaacaaaaacctctttattcttaggctagataataaaaagacagtcattactagtacttttagttcctttgggttcgacaatccagtcttgctaaaactatactactgttcgataggtacacttgcctacatcgcgataatagtcagtttcaagaacgagtaattataaatatttaaaacctatcacgaaatcacacgATCAAGAATCTCATCGACctgtctttcttcttcacaaaaagtaccggagcaccctatggggaaaaactcagtctcgcgaaacccttgtcagttaactcttgtagttgaactttcaactccttcaactccatAGGAGCCATCCTATAATTGATTGCCGTACCGAAgaccaactcaattccaaattcaacttccctcacgGGAGGCAATCCAAGCAATTCCTCTAGAAATACGTCCgtgaactcacataccactgaCACTGACTCGATCTTCAAATCAGATGCTTGAGTATTCAATACAAGGGCAAGGTAAGCCTCGTACCCTTTTCTTAAATATATCTCTGCCATCATAGACAATATCACTTCAGGTAATCCACCCAGTTTACCTGGTTCAACCTGAAGAACATTCCTGTCTTCACATTTTAGCTCAATAACTTTTCGTCCACAATCCACTACAACCCCATGAAAAGTCAACCAATCtattccaaggattacatcaaattcattaaacgacaataacatcaagttagctgaGAAAcgatgacctctaattgtcaaagggcaatttccacatattttgtcaactaacacatgcttaCCTAATGGATTTGACACCTTTACTACAAATTCCATAAACTCAATTGGCATTTTCATACTGGGCactaatttcatgcaaacataagaatgggtagaaatcgaatcaattaaagcaacaacagaaatatcgtggatagaaaaggtacccgtgatcacatcaggagacttTGCCTCTTCAcaggcacgtatggcataagtccttgcaggcgcatGGCCCTCAGACCTTACAGCTGAATCTCTAGGGGCACctttactgctagccccactactcgggttcttttgtggtctaccttTCGAGGGAGCACCACTCGCCCTCATCTCTGGCTTTTTCTCTTTCTTATCTAATTCAGGGCAGTCTCGGATGAAGTGGCctagtgatccacatttgaagaAACCTTTTTCATTCGTCTGGCATTCGCCGAAATGACGTCTACCACCTTGCAAACACTCCGGCATATTTTGTCGAACACTACTGCActcgcgatagaagtggtttgagctttagaagCCGTGTTCTACTTGTTCTTGCTCTTATTTGAGAACCCCAATGACGCGTTGGCTTGGGTAGGAAACTCActtgatctcttagatgaggtctgCTATGATTTTCCCATCTGTCTTTTTCTTGAGTCTCGAGACTCAATATcaacttttctcttctctttggccaattcctcgaCCTTACATGCTCTTTCCACGAGCACCACGAATTCCCTtaattctaagatgccaactaacaATCGGATGTCTTCATTGAATCCGTCCttaaatctcttacacatgatggcttcacgcactccctagcgtatttgctgagcctcacgaactcacgttcatactctgttactgtcttctggccttgtttcaattctagaaattccttcctcttctgaTCTATAACCCTTTGACTGATATTCTTCTTTTGgaattcctcttggaaaaacTCTCATGTAATCCTTTCCCTTGGTACAAACTGACACAagggtattccaccattggtaatgtacgccccaattttcgggaattctgtaaaagttgtaaaatttaaaattacgtGTTAcatttgttatgtgtaggattaatcatgttggtgggcctctagaaggcccaagcttagataaaacccggtagttttaattaaatttaattctataagagaaagggttacgataaattgggcttttaggaattatttgtgaaaaatggatcacaaggaagcaagtggtaaagtggcatgtggcgccacttggaaaggatgtagtggcgtgtggaagcttgggaggaccagttcaagtcacaatgatagcaaattaagtgattaattttatgtaCAGGAAAGGGAAGTGATGGGCCGAAATAAAAGTCATGTCTggaagagtttaagagggtaagggattgaataaggatagagataaggaggaaatctaggagctgattggggtgagTGTGTTGGcgaattttggactcttgaggagcaagaggtggccggccaagggtttctttagggggtaaattcggctaggttaaggtgccagtataaattcgggaAGAGGGAGGGAGTTGTGCCGTTTGCTGCTTTTCTCACCTTCTCCCTTTAGCCAtttttgctttcttcttattctctttctccatagccgaacctttCAACCCTCCTGTCCATCTCCAccctactctacatcactttcctccattaattttcttagactaaagccgaacctcaaatctcaaaatctcgaaagctatattcttgtaccatttttccaaagccatattcctcaatatgttttcctttttgaccaacattcctctcctctaaacccctagcatctgtcgacaacattacccagggttatagcctcaaatcattattttctatatcacctagaaaagccgaaactactatagagttagggactagtagccgaaacttcaaagcttctagattcaagttttaccgtcatttaaaggttgaatctgcatcagatctacgtGGAAAGAaggaaggaataagtggtaagtgctcatcactccaaatctagtcttatttttcaagttaggaaaagccaaagtccctaaaatctagggaggctatcgatttgggcatagggcataaagggtctttaaccgatgatttattttgataattagtgtcttctcaagggttggatcgaaggcttagatctttggagcgatcagacttggatctagccatcggatttaagcaagaaggaaaagttttaaaggcttttagggacagagtcgaatatgggtaagtaattatggagattagtgttgtgatttgcaatctaagaattgtagcaACGTAATTATAGGCAGTTTGTGCGTGGATCTTGTCAGCAAgtcgtcacaaatcaggtgtgtaactgacaccctttcataggctagatcggcaaaagcgaaaagtcaAATATCTGAAAAAGCGGTATTTTGGCGCTtacgaaaagcgaatgctcgtgagacgtatgggtaattattactggtaatcggaaGTGATAAAAATGCAGTACAcgcgatttcgtgcgttttgatattttgggcttaatgggccaaaactgggttaatgggccaacgggcccaattcagtaagaacgctcggtaagtgttttggctaaacgtaatagctatgtatgcatgaaaaccttagaaatagttagatttataagaatacccctatgtatgcaaaattaccattatacccctatgtatgtaaaatgacctttatacccctagggttaattttgtttgaaaagcatgatgaattaaatctgtatgatgtatgccatgaatgtatatcattgcatggggacatgggttatattatggaggaagcgtcctggtggctatgccacaaataatctgttctggtggccctgccacaaattatctgatacggtggcaccgccacaaaatatcagatctggtgactctgtcatatTTTACAGATcgcgaccatgctgcatatttacGTGGCTtatagcggttgggtgggtcgagtagtctcccacatggcgaaaggatggtatgggggtgtacatggttggatatggttgggtttcgcataagcatgatatatctgttacGATGCATtacgggcctatgggctttattcgaaatACATTGCGGGTGAGGCCAACTTGTTTTAATTACGTGGTTtggtgatatgggctatggttgggttaattttacacaccgagtttccccaaactcatcccctattttcatccatgcggtaatccccaaccatagtgggcttggagctgcgaggattgagtggccactgattcgcaatatggatttcttcggtgatttggacttcaattttctttactttgatgatttgggttttgttatgtaataaggccgcttatgattatttttatttgggttttgATCTATAATTTATCATGatatcttaaattatattaactatcaaaatgggctagatctagggttcgttttcaaaaacattaagtgatttcaaaataacacgattacaagtaagacttccgctaagcaaaagttttcaaacttaatcactttattaagatggacttaaccaaatggttttctcacaattatacgagatgttagagtgtggcaatggcggtgtgcatgtctaggattggatccgaagggagcttggtacttaagcagtccgacagactcacctcctcttcttcctggttttctacctggtgcacagcttctattcaccttaacctgctttaaaaagtatcttttacaaccctaactaagttttccaaactaagtaaaacggaacgttttgaacgcatcgatgtggcacaccggatccggtcataacgtctaggccgggtttggggtgttacaggtaagaTGAGTCTCACAAGAGTGACACGACACACTTCATACACTCTTCCAGCTGtacgataattcatcgaataccctgatggtattttccaaccaaaactcggccctttctaggtcatcatcaatattttccctaaattcttcagccccatgtttaggATTTTGTCTACtggaggtttctctctcctagcTATCTTTTCTCCTTTAGGAGCTATATGAATAGGATGAAGAATtgagggaggtgggggaggtggagtgttcggattcgcacgaaaaaactctgtgtaccaagcatccatcatgtggaggtaagcttctctagcccctctgcaCTGACTTAGTGTCACAGGCTCATTGTCTACTGGCGCATTACTTTTAGGTCATCCGCCAtagctacgtcaggatccatttactatataaataaaacacaatttatctcgtcaggaatcgtcacactattaatatacaattatggcatgtatagttagactcgtactcacgctaggttagtcctagaactaacTAAATTatgttctgataccactaaatgtaacaccccttacccgagtctgagg harbors:
- the LOC108466035 gene encoding uncharacterized protein LOC108466035, with amino-acid sequence MPECLQGGRRHFGECQTNEKGFFKCGSLGHFIRDCPELDKKEKKPEMRASGAPSKGRPQKNPSSGASSKGAPRDSAVRSEGHAPARTYAIRACEEAKSPDVITVPSMKMPIEFMEFVVKVSNPLDWLTFHGVVVDCGRKVIELKCEDRNVLQVEPGKLGGLPEVILSMMAEIYLRKGYEAYLALVLNTQASDLKIESVSVVCEFTDVFLEELLGLPPVREVEFGIELVFDYRWLNKVTVKNKYPVPRIDDLFD